A section of the Malania oleifera isolate guangnan ecotype guangnan chromosome 2, ASM2987363v1, whole genome shotgun sequence genome encodes:
- the LOC131149405 gene encoding stress-response A/B barrel domain-containing protein At5g22580, whose product MCLSLRLSVTLWLCVCVYLYMLGFRRLICFSAALVSVSMGEFKHLVLAKFKEGVVVEDILKGMEKLVSEIDAVKSFEWGQDMEGQEVLRQGFTHVFSMTFGSKEDYTAFVSHPHHVEFSATFSEIIEKIVLLDFPTVLVKAPAPAPAPAPASPTPPSKEP is encoded by the exons ATGTGTCTGTCTTTGCGTCTCTCTGTTACTCTGtggctctgtgtgtgtgtgtatctatatATGCTTGGCTTTAGAAGGCTCATTTGCTTCAGTGCTGCATTGGTGTCTGTGAGCATGGGAGAGTTCAAGCACTTGGTCCTGGCTAAGTTCAAGGAAGGGGTGGTGGTGGAAGACATCTTAAAAGGCATGGAGAAGCTGGTTTCCGAAATTGATGCTGTCAAATCTTTTGAATG GGGGCAAGACATGGAAGGGCAAGAGGTGCTAAGGCAAGGCTTCACCCACGTCTTCTCCATGACATTTGGCAGCAAGGAAGACTACACTGCATTCGTCAGCCATCCCCACCATGTTGAATTTTCTGCCACATTCTCAGAAATAATTGAGAAGATTGTGCTGCTTGATTTCCCAACTGTTCTGGTCAAAGCACCGGCACCGGCACCGGCACCGGCACCGGCATCCCCAACCCCACCATCAAAAGAACCTTAA